One stretch of Candidatus Baltobacteraceae bacterium DNA includes these proteins:
- a CDS encoding FAD-dependent oxidoreductase — MPIEEADLIVVGAGQGGRPLAVDYAKAGKHVVLFERKHLGGTCVNVGCTPSKAFLASAHNAGRARAAGQIGVHCEITLDTRAIMRRVNAVRRDWHDGAERSLSDAGVHVVMGEARFVGERTLEAEGYTARAPLVVLDTGTSPACPPIDGLSELPYLTNETFFDLEDLPKSIIIIGGGYVGLELGQGMQRLGTDVTILETGPRLIPREDADATEVLAKALRDDGVDLRIGKSASCVRRGEKLCVRIEGGEEIETDAILVAAGRTPNTDALDCAKSGIELDERKFVKVDQSLRTTCSGVYAMGEVAGQPAFTHVAWEDYRRVKAVIEGGTRTRDDRVLGYSTFTEPQLGRVGMNEEEAKRKGRDVRVVTYQLEDDARGVEWNLTRGFYRLVVDAKSEAILGATLVGYEAGEIVHTILAHMEAGSTWRVLERSVHIHPTFNEGLPSLARLLI; from the coding sequence ATGCCAATCGAAGAGGCGGATCTGATCGTCGTCGGCGCAGGACAGGGCGGCCGCCCGCTCGCCGTCGACTACGCGAAGGCCGGAAAACATGTCGTGCTCTTCGAGCGCAAGCATTTGGGCGGGACGTGCGTCAACGTCGGCTGCACGCCGTCCAAAGCGTTCTTAGCCTCAGCGCACAACGCGGGCCGTGCGCGCGCCGCCGGACAAATCGGCGTGCACTGTGAGATCACGCTCGACACGCGTGCGATCATGCGCCGCGTCAACGCGGTTCGCCGGGACTGGCATGACGGCGCCGAGCGCAGCCTTTCCGACGCTGGCGTGCACGTCGTGATGGGCGAGGCGCGCTTCGTCGGCGAGCGGACGCTCGAAGCCGAAGGCTACACGGCGCGCGCGCCGCTCGTCGTGCTCGACACCGGAACGAGCCCGGCTTGTCCGCCGATCGACGGCCTCAGCGAGCTGCCATACCTGACCAACGAGACGTTTTTCGATCTCGAAGACCTGCCGAAGAGCATCATCATCATCGGCGGCGGTTACGTCGGCCTCGAGCTCGGTCAGGGGATGCAGCGTCTGGGCACCGACGTCACGATTCTCGAAACCGGGCCCCGGCTGATTCCACGCGAAGACGCCGATGCAACCGAAGTCTTGGCCAAAGCGCTACGCGACGATGGCGTGGATCTGCGTATCGGCAAAAGTGCGTCGTGCGTGCGCCGCGGCGAGAAGCTGTGCGTGCGGATCGAAGGCGGCGAAGAAATCGAGACCGACGCGATTCTCGTTGCGGCGGGCAGGACGCCAAACACGGACGCACTCGACTGCGCAAAATCGGGCATCGAGCTCGACGAACGCAAGTTCGTGAAAGTCGATCAAAGTCTGCGCACGACGTGCAGCGGCGTCTACGCAATGGGCGAGGTCGCCGGTCAGCCCGCATTCACGCACGTCGCGTGGGAAGATTACCGGCGCGTCAAGGCGGTCATCGAGGGCGGGACGCGCACGCGGGACGATCGCGTTCTCGGCTACTCGACGTTCACGGAGCCGCAGCTCGGGCGCGTCGGCATGAACGAAGAGGAAGCTAAACGCAAAGGCCGCGACGTTCGCGTCGTCACGTACCAGCTTGAGGACGACGCGCGCGGAGTCGAGTGGAATCTGACGCGCGGCTTCTACCGGCTCGTCGTCGACGCGAAGAGCGAAGCGATTCTCGGCGCAACGCTGGTTGGCTACGAAGCCGGCGAGATCGTACACACAATTCTTGCTCACATGGAAGCCGGCTCGACCTGGCGCGTGCTGGAACGTTCCGTGCACATCCATCCGACCTTTAACGAGGGGCTGCCCTCGCTGGCGCGACTGCTCATATAG
- a CDS encoding ABC-2 family transporter protein encodes MHWEFRVAPYFEFAKKAFAREATYRMEVFTNIGSLVLRVYLMRMVWLALYAQNAAPQGIALHQILTYTVVALLMSLILEVDGTRLIRDRLRDGSIATDFMKPISPVLFFFSDGAGQTALHTLLILPSLGFALLMVHIDIPSPLAAATFVLSFAIGYVLNFLLNFCMNCVAFWTMESFAVQLIVRWCSDLLSGQIIPLLFFPGILQKIVLVLPFAAIYSTPLLIYIGRIPPAEYSAALLSQIVWLAVFALLSVIIWNRAQRRLVVQGG; translated from the coding sequence ATGCACTGGGAATTTCGCGTCGCGCCGTATTTCGAATTTGCAAAGAAAGCCTTTGCACGCGAAGCCACCTACCGGATGGAAGTCTTCACCAACATCGGCTCCCTCGTGCTGCGCGTCTATCTGATGCGCATGGTCTGGCTCGCGCTCTACGCGCAGAACGCGGCGCCGCAGGGCATCGCGCTGCACCAAATTCTGACGTACACGGTCGTCGCGCTGCTCATGTCGCTGATCCTCGAGGTCGACGGGACGCGACTCATCCGCGATCGCCTGCGCGACGGCTCGATCGCGACCGATTTCATGAAGCCGATCAGTCCGGTGCTCTTCTTCTTTAGTGACGGCGCCGGGCAAACGGCGTTGCACACGTTGCTCATCCTTCCGTCGCTGGGCTTTGCGCTGCTGATGGTGCACATCGACATACCTTCACCGCTTGCAGCGGCGACGTTCGTGCTCAGTTTCGCGATCGGCTACGTCCTCAATTTTCTGCTGAATTTCTGCATGAACTGCGTCGCGTTCTGGACGATGGAGTCGTTTGCCGTGCAACTGATCGTGCGCTGGTGCAGCGATCTGCTCAGCGGACAAATCATCCCGCTCTTGTTCTTCCCGGGCATCTTGCAAAAGATCGTCTTGGTTTTACCATTTGCGGCAATTTACTCGACGCCGCTCTTAATCTACATTGGACGAATCCCGCCGGCAGAGTACTCGGCCGCGCTCCTGTCGCAGATAGTTTGGCTTGCGGTTTTTGCGCTGCTGAGCGTCATCATTTGGAATAGAGCACAACGCCGGCTCGTCGTCCAAGGCGGCTAA
- a CDS encoding DUF3311 domain-containing protein, with amino-acid sequence MEPRRSPTSIILALIPALALTIGVPFANHLEPRIFGLPFLLDYIVLWILLTPAFMYGVYRLEHRQ; translated from the coding sequence GTGGAACCGCGCCGCAGTCCCACCTCAATCATCCTGGCGCTGATCCCGGCTCTCGCGCTGACCATCGGCGTGCCTTTTGCGAACCATTTGGAGCCGCGTATTTTCGGGCTCCCGTTCTTGCTGGACTACATCGTCCTCTGGATTCTCCTTACGCCGGCGTTCATGTACGGCGTCTATCGCTTGGAGCACCGGCAATGA
- a CDS encoding GNAT family N-acetyltransferase, which yields MYLDDIPDAAVAQKIKAAARGRAITENGKAAGVAFTGDGKLVPESWIVRFDIAEGQDGRRLLADAFVATGASLIWYFGGDLSTRQAVNDLGMESQPHTGVFVRRAEPVQRAGELNLRAASEMDARTRQLISRHVEHYDSPRFAAALAGGEIVGYAILQELTPTWSEVSAFVFPAGRRHGYGAEILARSADAAEHTGRMVCAAVPYADTASRSVLERAGFRLADYYFTAKPKPKSQP from the coding sequence ATGTATCTCGACGATATCCCAGATGCTGCAGTAGCGCAGAAAATCAAGGCTGCTGCGCGTGGGCGCGCCATTACCGAAAATGGCAAAGCCGCCGGCGTAGCGTTCACCGGCGACGGAAAATTAGTGCCCGAATCATGGATCGTACGCTTCGATATTGCCGAAGGACAAGACGGGCGCAGGCTGCTCGCCGACGCGTTCGTGGCAACCGGCGCCTCGCTAATTTGGTACTTCGGCGGCGACCTCTCGACACGCCAAGCCGTCAATGATCTCGGGATGGAATCGCAGCCGCACACGGGCGTGTTCGTCCGCCGCGCCGAGCCGGTGCAGCGGGCTGGAGAGCTCAATCTGCGCGCCGCCTCGGAGATGGACGCGCGCACGCGCCAGCTCATCTCCCGGCACGTCGAGCACTATGACTCGCCGCGCTTCGCAGCTGCGCTCGCAGGCGGCGAGATCGTCGGCTACGCGATTCTCCAGGAGTTGACTCCGACGTGGAGTGAGGTCAGTGCGTTCGTCTTTCCGGCGGGACGACGGCACGGCTACGGCGCCGAGATCTTGGCGCGCTCGGCAGATGCTGCGGAGCACACCGGGCGGATGGTCTGCGCCGCGGTTCCGTACGCCGACACCGCGTCACGCTCGGTGCTCGAGCGCGCGGGCTTCCGGCTCGCCGACTACTATTTCACGGCCAAGCCGAAACCGAAATCTCAGCCCTGA
- a CDS encoding ATP-binding cassette domain-containing protein produces the protein MPIIETRGLRKVFRSVQRYPGVGGALRSLFTREYVDKVAVEDVNLKMEAGELVGYIGPNGAGKSTTIKMLTGILVPTSGEIHVAGLVPHQKRKENARNIGVVFGQRSQLYWDLPLRESFELLRAIYAVPRPKYDANMAFFSEILDLDEFMSTPVRQLSLGQRMRGDFAAAMLHDPPIVYLDEPTIGLDVVAKEAIRTFIAKVNRERGTTVILTTHDLADVERLCDRIVLIDDGRIVFDGELERLRMEYGTHRTLVVTLAETCEDFTFPNTELVEQEANVVHLRFDRRKITAEHLLRLVTERCTISDVSIVEPEMEDIIRRIYLEGYRTQAPTPAS, from the coding sequence ATGCCGATCATCGAGACGCGCGGGCTGCGCAAGGTCTTCCGCTCGGTCCAGCGCTATCCGGGCGTCGGAGGCGCGCTGCGCAGTCTTTTCACGCGTGAATACGTCGACAAGGTCGCGGTCGAAGACGTCAACCTAAAGATGGAAGCCGGCGAGCTGGTCGGCTATATCGGTCCGAACGGCGCCGGAAAATCGACGACGATCAAGATGCTCACCGGCATCCTGGTTCCGACGTCCGGCGAAATTCACGTCGCGGGATTGGTACCGCATCAGAAACGAAAAGAGAACGCGCGCAACATCGGCGTCGTCTTCGGGCAGCGCAGTCAGCTTTATTGGGATCTTCCGCTACGGGAGTCATTCGAGCTCTTGCGCGCGATCTACGCCGTCCCGCGTCCCAAGTACGATGCCAACATGGCGTTCTTCTCCGAGATCCTCGATCTCGACGAATTCATGTCGACTCCCGTGCGTCAGCTGTCGCTCGGCCAACGCATGCGCGGCGACTTTGCGGCTGCAATGCTGCACGATCCGCCGATCGTCTATCTCGACGAGCCGACGATCGGTCTCGACGTCGTTGCGAAGGAAGCTATCCGAACGTTCATTGCCAAAGTGAATAGAGAGCGCGGCACGACCGTCATCCTAACGACGCACGATCTCGCCGACGTCGAGCGGCTTTGCGACCGGATCGTCTTGATCGACGACGGGCGCATCGTCTTCGACGGCGAGCTCGAGCGATTGCGCATGGAGTACGGAACGCATCGCACGCTGGTCGTGACGCTGGCTGAGACGTGCGAAGACTTCACGTTCCCGAACACGGAGCTGGTCGAACAAGAAGCCAACGTCGTGCATCTGCGGTTCGATCGACGCAAGATTACCGCCGAACATTTGCTTCGACTTGTGACGGAACGCTGCACGATCAGCGACGTCTCGATCGTCGAACCGGAGATGGAAGACATTATCCGGCGAATCTATCTCGAAGGTTACCGCACGCAGGCACCGACGCCGGCTTCATGA
- a CDS encoding Na+/H+ antiporter yields MGLARASGIAARVVEGGWPIFGFLVATAALAIIAKRINVAYPIVFVVAGALLGFVPDLPNIELQPDTIFLIVLPIFLFSGGWTTDWTEFKRNLRPIGLAAIGLVVFTTVMVAAIAHAVIAGISWPAAYVLGAIVAPTDAIAAEVISEDLSLPRRIMTIISGEALVNDASSLIIYRFAIGAALTGTFLASHVLPQFFLVSIGGIAIGLGVAAVLSWAHQFIRWRDLDDEVLENVINLFAPFACYLPAEALGVSGVLAAVAGGIYMSRRSGRMSADARIVGYSVWEMMTYLLNALVFLLLGLQLHRIVATLGHESFERLMLYGFVISVAVIVLRFIWIYPATYVPRLISKHIREVDPSPPWTWPAILSWAGMRGIVSLAAALAIPVTMVDRDAIIFVTFCVIFATLVVMGSTLPFVIRILKVRDDGRMEKKEIEIRIKALEAGMSRVRELEPTFDSEVEWEVEGRIIGEYQHRIQHLQGHLELGPDGEELTENKVDHQLQKAALLAERTAIQSMRRGGQIPDDIYRAIEYDLDLADARLRQG; encoded by the coding sequence GTGGGTTTGGCTCGCGCATCCGGCATTGCGGCGCGCGTAGTGGAGGGCGGCTGGCCGATCTTCGGCTTTCTGGTGGCGACCGCCGCACTCGCCATCATTGCGAAGCGCATCAACGTCGCGTATCCGATCGTCTTCGTCGTCGCCGGCGCGTTGCTCGGCTTCGTCCCCGATCTCCCGAACATCGAGCTGCAGCCCGATACGATCTTCCTGATCGTCTTGCCGATCTTTCTGTTCAGCGGGGGCTGGACGACCGACTGGACCGAGTTCAAGCGCAATCTGCGCCCGATCGGCCTGGCTGCTATCGGCCTGGTCGTTTTCACCACAGTGATGGTTGCCGCAATCGCGCACGCCGTCATCGCCGGCATCTCGTGGCCGGCTGCGTACGTGCTCGGCGCGATCGTCGCCCCGACCGATGCGATCGCGGCCGAAGTCATCTCCGAAGACCTCTCGCTGCCGCGCCGCATCATGACCATCATCAGCGGCGAGGCCCTGGTGAACGATGCCAGCTCGCTGATTATCTATCGCTTCGCGATCGGCGCCGCCCTCACGGGGACGTTTCTCGCGAGCCACGTTCTGCCGCAATTCTTCCTCGTCTCGATCGGCGGGATCGCGATCGGCCTGGGCGTCGCAGCCGTCCTTTCATGGGCTCACCAATTTATCCGTTGGCGCGACCTCGACGACGAGGTCCTCGAGAACGTCATCAATCTGTTCGCGCCCTTCGCCTGCTATCTGCCGGCCGAAGCGCTGGGCGTGAGCGGCGTTCTGGCTGCCGTCGCCGGCGGCATCTACATGAGCCGCCGCTCGGGGCGGATGTCGGCCGATGCGCGGATCGTCGGCTACAGCGTCTGGGAGATGATGACCTATCTCCTCAACGCGCTCGTCTTCTTGCTGCTCGGATTGCAGCTGCACCGCATCGTCGCAACACTCGGACACGAGTCGTTCGAGCGGCTGATGCTCTACGGTTTCGTCATCAGCGTCGCGGTCATCGTGCTGCGCTTCATTTGGATTTATCCCGCAACGTACGTGCCGCGGTTGATCAGCAAGCACATCCGCGAGGTGGATCCGTCGCCGCCGTGGACATGGCCCGCAATTCTTTCTTGGGCAGGAATGCGCGGCATCGTATCGCTTGCGGCCGCGCTCGCAATTCCGGTCACAATGGTCGATCGCGATGCGATTATCTTCGTTACGTTCTGCGTCATCTTCGCGACGCTCGTCGTCATGGGCTCGACGTTGCCGTTCGTCATTCGTATCTTGAAGGTGCGCGACGACGGGCGCATGGAGAAGAAAGAAATCGAGATTCGAATCAAGGCGCTCGAAGCGGGAATGTCGCGCGTACGCGAGCTCGAGCCGACCTTCGATTCAGAAGTCGAATGGGAAGTTGAAGGACGCATCATCGGAGAGTACCAGCATCGCATCCAGCATCTTCAAGGACATCTCGAGCTCGGCCCGGATGGCGAAGAGCTCACCGAAAACAAGGTCGATCACCAACTGCAAAAGGCGGCGCTGCTCGCCGAACGCACCGCGATTCAGTCGATGCGCCGCGGCGGGCAGATTCCCGATGACATCTACCGCGCAATCGAGTACGACCTCGATCTGGCCGACGCGCGGCTACGTCAGGGCTGA
- a CDS encoding ABC-2 family transporter protein translates to MTAVRPYIEFAKVAFSREATYRFEVFTSIGSLLVRVYLFRMVWTALYFHNAGIRALTLQEAITYSTVALLMSLVMDIDQTRLLVSKLEDGSIATDFMKPIVVPLYFFSDGTGEVVFHAATIVPSLLLALLIVHIQVPSPVVLVVFFLSFALGYFVGLLMNFVLNCIAFWTLEIQAMQLIVTWITDLLGGEVIPLVFFPPVLQSFIYILPFAAMYSTPLLIYVGVITPDEYLRVLLLQAMWIVIFAIAAVFMWRFGSRRVVVQGG, encoded by the coding sequence ATGACGGCCGTACGACCCTACATCGAATTCGCGAAAGTTGCATTTTCGCGCGAAGCAACGTACCGCTTCGAGGTCTTTACGAGCATCGGCTCGTTGCTCGTGCGCGTCTACCTGTTCCGCATGGTCTGGACCGCGCTGTACTTCCACAATGCCGGGATTCGCGCCCTGACGCTCCAGGAGGCGATCACCTACTCGACGGTCGCGCTTCTCATGTCCCTCGTGATGGATATCGACCAAACCCGGCTGCTCGTCTCCAAGCTGGAAGACGGCAGCATCGCGACCGACTTCATGAAGCCGATCGTCGTGCCGCTCTACTTCTTCAGCGACGGCACCGGTGAAGTGGTCTTTCACGCAGCGACGATCGTTCCGTCGTTGCTGCTCGCGCTGTTGATCGTGCACATCCAGGTACCGTCGCCGGTTGTGCTCGTTGTATTCTTCCTGAGCTTCGCCCTCGGGTATTTTGTCGGACTCTTGATGAACTTCGTGCTCAACTGCATTGCATTCTGGACGCTCGAGATTCAAGCCATGCAGCTGATCGTCACCTGGATTACCGATCTGTTGGGCGGCGAAGTGATTCCGCTCGTGTTCTTTCCGCCGGTCCTCCAGAGCTTTATTTACATACTGCCGTTTGCAGCGATGTACTCGACGCCGCTGCTGATCTACGTCGGCGTTATCACGCCCGACGAATATTTGCGCGTGTTGCTGCTGCAAGCGATGTGGATCGTGATCTTCGCGATCGCTGCCGTCTTCATGTGGCGCTTCGGTTCCAGGCGCGTCGTGGTGCAGGGCGGTTGA
- a CDS encoding ABC-2 family transporter protein, with the protein MSTLEIWADVYKQYWRINFLTALEYRANFLVWFGFTFIYHATALAALWIILREFPVMNGWTFGEMAFLYSLWMLAHALNNTLFLTVGDVPEHVREGEIDRLFIRPLNPLFQVLTTPQQIFPDELVLAILLFILATIWSNPIIDIWFVIFVPLVVIGGALIDFSINLMIATCAFWFVKVDALRWVAFQLEQEFTRYPISIYTKGVRLVLTFLLPYAFMNYFPATFFLDKTEDALHFPPQIGLLSPLVGLATFAVAYSFWRVGLNHYESVGH; encoded by the coding sequence ATGAGCACGCTTGAGATTTGGGCCGACGTCTACAAACAGTATTGGCGCATCAACTTTCTGACCGCGCTCGAGTACCGCGCGAATTTTCTCGTGTGGTTCGGCTTCACGTTCATCTACCACGCAACGGCGCTGGCCGCGCTCTGGATCATCCTACGCGAGTTTCCGGTGATGAACGGCTGGACGTTCGGCGAAATGGCGTTTCTGTACTCGCTGTGGATGCTGGCGCACGCATTAAACAATACCCTGTTCTTGACCGTCGGCGACGTGCCCGAGCACGTCCGGGAAGGCGAGATCGACCGGCTCTTCATCCGGCCGCTCAACCCGCTCTTTCAGGTGCTCACGACGCCGCAGCAAATCTTTCCCGACGAGCTGGTGCTCGCGATCTTATTGTTTATCCTCGCCACGATCTGGTCCAATCCGATCATCGACATCTGGTTCGTCATTTTCGTACCGCTGGTCGTCATCGGCGGGGCGCTGATCGACTTCTCGATCAACCTGATGATCGCGACGTGCGCGTTTTGGTTCGTCAAAGTCGATGCGTTGCGCTGGGTCGCATTCCAGCTCGAGCAAGAGTTCACGCGCTATCCGATCTCGATCTACACGAAGGGCGTACGCCTGGTGTTGACGTTCTTGCTGCCGTACGCGTTCATGAACTACTTCCCGGCGACGTTCTTTCTCGACAAAACTGAGGACGCGTTGCACTTTCCGCCGCAGATCGGACTACTTTCACCCCTTGTGGGTCTCGCGACGTTCGCGGTTGCGTACTCCTTTTGGCGAGTGGGCCTCAACCACTACGAAAGCGTCGGCCACTGA
- a CDS encoding MFS transporter — MQNDAVQMKTSLVPHIDEPRIPERKLRLWSAFAYRDFRLLWSGLLIANVGFWMQFTSMTYLVGVVLAHSAAQSAFNLGLVGAARSLPVFMFSPIAGFMADHFPRRRTLLITNTGQTILALGLAFTALYHESWALYVVYLIAALQATAQTFDSPARQSWVPILVPRNLISNAIGLNSIAFNAPMTVGPAIAGILIGAVGVHVSFFVNAFLSCAVVIALIFMTPAPPASTSREPVFRQISEGLRFIASHPVLRWIIGMLVVTSFTVRPFTSLLAAFATHTVHVDASGYGWLLAAGGVGTIVGAVTTALYQSERRGGWWFFAGTVSAIGVIALGYTHDFKVALFEQIVLGFGMMSFIGSSNVLVQMLSPDEMRGRAVSVYSMTILGLVPAGTLVLGFLGSQIGLSLTFVCSGVVALVAGAWVWLAHPALRRA; from the coding sequence GTGCAGAATGATGCCGTGCAGATGAAGACGTCGCTCGTACCGCACATCGACGAGCCGCGCATACCCGAACGCAAACTCCGTTTGTGGAGCGCGTTCGCATATCGCGATTTCCGTTTGTTGTGGAGCGGGCTGCTCATCGCCAACGTCGGTTTCTGGATGCAGTTCACGTCGATGACGTATTTGGTCGGCGTCGTCCTAGCGCATAGCGCTGCGCAAAGCGCGTTCAATCTCGGCCTGGTCGGTGCTGCGCGTTCCTTGCCGGTTTTCATGTTCTCGCCGATCGCCGGTTTCATGGCGGATCATTTTCCGCGCCGGCGCACGCTGCTCATCACGAATACGGGTCAAACTATTCTCGCGCTTGGCCTTGCGTTCACGGCGCTGTATCACGAAAGTTGGGCGCTCTACGTCGTCTATCTGATCGCGGCGCTCCAGGCTACCGCGCAAACGTTCGACTCACCGGCGCGGCAGAGCTGGGTTCCGATTCTCGTCCCGCGCAATCTGATCTCGAATGCCATCGGCTTGAATTCGATCGCCTTCAATGCCCCGATGACCGTCGGCCCCGCGATCGCCGGTATCTTGATCGGTGCAGTCGGCGTGCACGTCTCATTTTTCGTCAACGCGTTCCTATCGTGCGCGGTGGTTATCGCCCTGATCTTCATGACGCCCGCGCCACCGGCGAGCACGTCGCGCGAACCGGTCTTCCGCCAGATTTCCGAAGGGTTGCGCTTCATCGCTTCGCACCCGGTACTGCGCTGGATCATCGGGATGCTGGTCGTGACGTCGTTCACGGTGCGGCCGTTCACGTCGCTGCTGGCGGCCTTTGCGACGCACACGGTGCACGTCGATGCCTCGGGTTACGGCTGGCTGCTGGCCGCCGGCGGGGTCGGAACGATCGTTGGTGCGGTGACGACGGCGCTCTATCAATCCGAACGGCGAGGCGGCTGGTGGTTTTTCGCGGGGACCGTCTCTGCCATCGGCGTTATTGCCCTCGGCTACACGCACGACTTCAAGGTCGCTCTCTTCGAGCAAATCGTGTTGGGTTTCGGGATGATGTCGTTCATCGGTTCGTCCAATGTGCTCGTTCAGATGCTTTCGCCAGATGAGATGCGCGGGCGCGCAGTTTCCGTCTATTCGATGACAATCTTGGGCCTGGTGCCTGCGGGGACGCTCGTCCTTGGATTTCTCGGCTCGCAGATCGGCTTGAGTCTTACATTCGTCTGCAGCGGTGTCGTGGCGCTGGTCGCCGGCGCGTGGGTTTGGCTCGCGCATCCGGCATTGCGGCGCGCGTAG
- a CDS encoding cytidylate kinase-like family protein, giving the protein MIVTISREYGASGLTVAHRVGDLMGYPVVGDALPKIAALRLGTTHDDVVAVEHRAPSIAERILQNLGSADGATTLAPSFESEVRKEIETAVLEAAQEPDVVIVGGIANVILRGRPNLLSVFLHAPLDFRISRVMESLKVGREEARKEVARVDAARKRWAKVHYDLEWGRAEYYSMTLDVARVGVHGAVYLIANAASQLHE; this is encoded by the coding sequence ATGATCGTTACGATTTCGCGGGAATACGGCGCTTCCGGCTTGACGGTAGCGCATCGTGTCGGCGATTTGATGGGCTATCCTGTCGTCGGCGACGCCCTGCCCAAGATCGCCGCCTTGCGGCTCGGCACGACGCACGACGACGTGGTTGCCGTCGAGCATCGCGCACCATCGATCGCGGAGCGTATTCTCCAGAATCTGGGAAGCGCCGACGGCGCCACGACGCTTGCTCCGAGCTTCGAGAGCGAGGTGCGCAAAGAAATCGAGACCGCGGTGCTCGAGGCGGCGCAAGAACCCGACGTCGTCATCGTCGGCGGGATTGCAAACGTCATCTTACGCGGCCGGCCGAATCTGCTGAGCGTCTTTTTGCACGCGCCGCTCGATTTTCGTATCAGCCGCGTCATGGAGTCGCTCAAAGTCGGTCGAGAAGAAGCCCGCAAAGAAGTCGCGCGTGTCGATGCCGCGCGCAAGCGCTGGGCCAAAGTCCACTACGATCTGGAATGGGGCCGCGCCGAGTATTATTCGATGACGCTCGACGTGGCGCGCGTCGGCGTCCACGGCGCCGTTTATCTGATCGCGAACGCCGCGAGTCAGCTACACGAATGA
- a CDS encoding sodium:solute symporter family protein, whose protein sequence is MSGVALGVIAAILLFTIVFGWLAVRNVRMDPTQYIVGGRSFGPVLLWLLMAGEIYTSFTFLGAAGWAYTKGAPAFYILCYGTVAYIISYFMLPRIWRTARENNLLTGPDYFRFIYDSKWLGALVAIVGFIFLVPYVTLQLSGLEILLRIAGYGTLNSILAVGIAFALIILFVFFMGLRGTAWASIVKDVLVLLGVIFAGIVLPIHFFGSPAAVIDRVLADKPTWMTLQGTTTSSGTVWFVSTVVLTAMGFFMFPQSMAATYSAKSAETIRRNAIFLPFYQLMLLLVYFAGFTALLVHPGLKGPAGDQSFMLVLQQYYPPWVVGAIAGAGCLAALVPASAQVLAAASLVSKNLLADYGFVRTEQGATFATRIAVILIAVLAFGFWAVARTSLVGLLLIAYNGVTQFFPGVVLSLSPRTRPHPAGVGAGIVVGIATLAYVAATGATIPWGLNTGFLALILNVIVLVVVSLTLGRRAVSASP, encoded by the coding sequence ATGAGCGGCGTGGCACTCGGCGTGATCGCCGCGATTCTGCTCTTCACGATCGTCTTCGGCTGGCTTGCCGTTCGCAACGTCCGGATGGATCCGACGCAATACATCGTCGGCGGTCGTTCGTTCGGGCCCGTATTGCTGTGGCTGCTCATGGCCGGCGAAATCTACACCAGCTTCACGTTCTTGGGCGCCGCGGGTTGGGCGTACACGAAAGGCGCGCCGGCGTTTTACATTCTGTGCTACGGCACGGTCGCGTACATCATATCCTATTTCATGCTGCCGCGAATTTGGCGTACGGCACGCGAGAATAACTTGCTGACGGGTCCTGACTACTTCCGATTCATCTATGACAGCAAGTGGCTCGGAGCGCTCGTTGCGATCGTCGGCTTCATCTTCCTCGTCCCGTACGTCACGCTGCAGCTCTCCGGCCTCGAGATACTGCTGCGTATCGCAGGCTACGGTACGCTGAACTCGATTCTCGCAGTCGGCATCGCGTTCGCACTGATCATCTTGTTCGTCTTCTTCATGGGCCTTCGCGGAACGGCGTGGGCGTCGATCGTGAAGGACGTGCTCGTGCTGCTCGGCGTGATCTTCGCGGGCATCGTGTTGCCGATCCATTTCTTCGGCTCGCCCGCTGCGGTAATCGATCGGGTGCTGGCCGACAAGCCGACCTGGATGACGTTGCAAGGAACGACCACGTCGAGCGGAACGGTTTGGTTCGTTTCGACCGTCGTGTTGACCGCGATGGGTTTCTTCATGTTCCCGCAATCGATGGCAGCGACGTACTCCGCGAAAAGCGCGGAGACGATCCGGCGTAACGCAATCTTCCTGCCGTTCTATCAGCTGATGCTGCTGCTCGTCTACTTCGCAGGCTTTACAGCGTTGCTCGTGCACCCCGGTCTCAAAGGCCCCGCCGGCGATCAATCGTTTATGCTCGTTCTGCAACAATACTATCCGCCGTGGGTTGTCGGCGCCATCGCCGGCGCCGGCTGTCTTGCCGCGCTCGTGCCGGCATCCGCACAGGTCCTTGCGGCGGCGAGTCTCGTCTCGAAGAATCTGCTTGCCGATTACGGCTTCGTTCGCACGGAGCAAGGCGCGACGTTTGCAACGCGCATCGCAGTGATCCTCATCGCGGTGCTCGCGTTCGGTTTTTGGGCCGTTGCGCGCACGTCGCTCGTCGGATTGCTCCTGATTGCATATAACGGCGTGACGCAGTTCTTCCCAGGCGTCGTCCTCTCGCTCTCGCCGCGAACGCGTCCGCATCCGGCCGGAGTCGGCGCCGGAATTGTCGTCGGCATTGCGACGCTCGCGTATGTCGCGGCAACCGGCGCGACTATACCGTGGGGACTCAATACCGGATTCCTGGCGCTCATCCTAAATGTGATCGTGCTCGTCGTTGTTTCGCTGACGCTTGGACGAAGGGCGGTATCTGCCAGCCCGTAG